Within Wyeomyia smithii strain HCP4-BCI-WySm-NY-G18 chromosome 2, ASM2978416v1, whole genome shotgun sequence, the genomic segment ctatatgtgatcttgtgtaggtgtgaagagattcgtttgccttcgccatgtcaatgacagcagccggcaaccgttgggaacggtcgacggcaaaaatagaaaagattctattttttgcaacaacaacaagcgacggtcgaccgctgtgtcctgattggtcgaaaaagaacggaacggtagtgGTTGaccgctacaacggttagtctgatacaggctgaagaccgcccccttaagcaattctgttcatagaataaaaagttgcggctgcaatttcattttttcttcgctaagaggttcttctattcaatacccgcatttaaaaaataagaactggaatatttttatttattttccagcttttttttaaattttaaaaattcattgaaaatgtgcagatctttttcatgcggggtaagcccgcccaccagcggggtaagatcgcccaccttttttgaggataaacaatatttttagggccgaaacggttgattctatcggtatagtgtctctgacaaagttgtagatggtatttttttttctttttaaataaaatatacactgtgaaaaatctgaaaaaaaattttttttcaaagttttaacttattttgttttctgattattcaagttcaaatcaatgtttgggtaacctttttggttttcaaaataaatatatttttcagaattggggtttttcaagatattgaattcataataccTATCtttacctatctttaagctaaaaatttaagctaaaaaactcattaaacctatctgtatgattcttttgaagacttattatgtatagaaaaatactaataattattatttcttttatttatattttcaattttctatgtttttttgaagaacaaaattaccaactactctatacaccaaataaaccgtaaaaaaaaattcttcacaaaaattgagctattaatatttctattactccatgatccaacaaccatgaAACTTTAGCTTGCCTTTTGtggattttacaggcaaaaacatgttttttttcaaaaaaattcgaaaaaaaatatatttttaattctatttctatattttttctttaaatttttttagagtgtgtacttttttcgaaagtaaaaaactactattttcaattctggctctaaaattattttggttcattaacactaTTTTCagacaggtttacttttttcaaaaataagtcttgtaaaaaaatatattactagaaaagcttaaaccaaatcgaaaatggtcgattaacatcgatgtcttatgtggcttgaagttgctttactgatcctgtaaaaatttcctttgtagtgtcgaggcatttgggtcttgaagtaaaacaacaagcagttggattcgtggcggttttaccccttgtatagtgggcgactttacccccagtggaacattttcatatttgtccgaaaaagtagtcaaaattacaagattactcacggccttcgatattttcgaaagaagatagattcaggcaagcgattaaacgtatattcacgaacaaaacaatagatttttagactgaaaaaccttaagtcccgttgccgcaaaacaatagcgcattgactggttgccagctgaaaggttgtttttgattatttctgcgaccgttcgtgcactatcaaaacagaaaaacgtgcaaaatgttatgtaattatactgtaatagacacgttaaagaaatttttcaattaatttataacttggtagtaaaactacggtgggcggtcttaccccgcagggcggtcttaccctgtttacccctacatgAACATTGCATACAATTGTAAAGCCATCGTCGTTAAAATGCTTTCGTTATCAAAGTTGAGGTAACTTCATTTCGAAATGCCACAAAGCTCATAAATTGTGCCTCTTCAAGATAAGCTCTCGAATTGGCAGTCGCCGGTACAAAACCGCAATGAACGAGGTTCAAGAAGGTAGAAGTCCATATAAAATTGAACAATTCACGGCCGAAAAAAGATCAAATCACAAAAATCACGCAAAGCTGGCAATCTTTTCTTTGATAGGCCAAATAATGCTAATCAAtcctttttgaatatttgtTCACAAAAATGGTGTACCGTCATGGCTGGTAGAAGTTTATTTGGTAGAGGTTTCTTATTCTTAAAATATACAATATCTTAATTTTCATGTTACTTTCACGTTAGTGTGGTCTTCTATCCAATTCAGATAATAACTGACTCGAGTGTAAACAGCAGGTAGACCTTTTTCGCAACCCTCAGTAGATCCGAAGGAAACAATGCCAATCTGAAATGAATCCAAAATGAATCATCCTTCAAGCACAATTCTTTTTCACAAACTGTTCATACCAAAGTAGTCTCTCCATTCAAATGCGCCGTTAGTGGACCCCCCGAATCACCTTGACAAGCGTTACGACCGTTACTTCCGGAAACGCACACGTGTGACTCGCGAATCATATTTGGAAACACCTTCTCGCAGGATTCATTCGATATAACCGGGTTACTGACGAAACGCAACTCCAACTTTAAGCTTTCGGAAATTTCGGCAAACTCATCCCCGTTCAAGGCACCCCAACCGGAAACGACTGCGTCAACACTCGCCAGCTCTTGTTTCGCCTCCAACCGAGACGGCAGACGAATCGGTTGAATCTTGTCTGCAACAATCACACAACACAGCTGTCAAACATGACAATGTAAATAACAAGAAACTCTCTACCTGATAACACTAGCGTCTTCGTCAAGCGCAGAATCGCGATATCGTTGAACACATTCACCGGATCATAGCTGGGATGTACAAGCATATCGTGAAACGTTACGTCAATTTCTACGGCCTTGTCATCAGTAGGGATGCTAACGATGTTCGTTCCGACAACCACCGTAGCATCCAATGCACCTCGTAAACAATGTGCAGCCGTCAGTACGAAGGTCGTCGATATGATCGAGCCTCCGCACAGAGTTCCCGATCCGTCGGGGAAGTTCACCATAATCGCTGCCTGGTAGGGAAACTGCTGCTGGCTGGCAAGTGAACCACCGGCGATTTTGGAACCTCCTCCACCCGGTCCACCACCGGCTGCCTTCGCCTGATATTGCGCATTCGAATACCGAATCCAGAATGTCGACAGCTGTAAGTTCGATGGTGGCATCGGTTTACCGGCTACAAGTAACGGAACTAGAACAAGCGCGAAATGTGCGAACATTGTGCTCAGTATGTGCTTTCGCTTTGACCCCGACAGAAATAAAACTTATTGCGCCAGTTTGACCAGATCTTTTTATTGATTCCGAGCATTCTTCTGGAAGCACTTACTCATATTTGATGGACGTATCGCAGATTGAAGAGCGCCGATAAAAATGTTGTCTTCGGATGTGTTTCGCTGGTGGAGAATTAGTCACAACAAACCTCACACAGTCTAACATTGTTAGGGTTTCCAGGATTAAATAAAGTTTTAAGGAAAAATATTCACATCAATCGATGTATTACAATATGGGGCATGAAAACAAGATGGTTTAACGAGTACGCttcgaacaatttttcaaatttcttataCAGGGTGCGTGAAGAATTTTTGCAGTAAacgaaatattttaaaatatttacacCCGTTTTTCATACATGCGATGAATGTTTTGtgatttattttctttctttcGTGACATATTagagttatatttttttacgtggtatgtgaatggccccttactgcgattgaaaattctctGACCTACAGGacacgtcaaaatgggctgcgtgcactgtccgccattaccgctcgtggaaagctgggtTGGgatccgtaattattataaaagaaaaaaatcctttgtgcattgtttggctagctttcaatactcagcgaggcagtgcatagtagatcacaaacaatattttgtgacctagcgttaaatagaccattttacgaactaacAGGTGTCatggatcctgctgacattgatgttgcttttacttgcgttatgtcagcggttccgagttttctgtcaaaatttcatgcatgaattgagttcagaaacgtcaagtgcatagtagatcacaaataatattttgtgacctagcgttgaatagaccattttacgaactgacaggtgtcatgaatcctgctgacattgatgttgctttcacTTGCAttgtgtcagcggttccgagctttctgtcaaaatttcattcatgaattgaattcagaaacgtctcgtaaaatggtttgttgtagtgatgaactttatcttcgcctacataccggttatgtaaagtagttactaaaacgcaataaattatgatgcggaaatatgaatatcaaatcgattaatcgaaaagcttgcctattttagttttctgctatttttggcCACTActccattaaaaaaaatacatttcgacatcatttaaaacaaaaatggtagtgacggacccccctctaaattttggcatatGTCAAgtattgcagttatcgaacgacattcgataactgcaatgtaaacatgttgcagttatcgaacgaccACTGGAttgatttaaatattttttccacttttttgacTCTGCTTACTTCAGTGGTATTGGAACGGCGCTTGTTTTTCTTCCGGATAGGTGCGTGAAATAGTTTGTTTACATCAGACACCTTATATTGTAATCTATCCAGTGAgtcacatatatatatatatatatatatatatatatatatatatatatatatatatatatatatatatatatatatatgaaattTCCTGCTGAAATTTTGTCACGCACCCTGTATTTTGAAACCGAAGTGAAAATCTGGTcgaagataatttttttaacaaaatattgtaatTTATCACTTGAGTAAAATTTTATCCTTTGCGCAAAAGAAccacaattttcatgaaaatgctGCGGCACAATCTGCTGTGGAAATCCTTAAAACAGCTTCAAAAACGCAATAATGATGTATCCTCAACTCTGACTAAAACTAAATCTGGCCGCCTTTTGTGAGTTATCGGCACGCATCTTATGGTAGGATTTGACATAATTTTCTAACGTGTTTATATTTTCGTCAAAATATTCAACCACATTGGCGTTGACgttgttgctgatatttgtttggtttctgcgtgcgaaaaagaaagaaggaaatatttttgcttttgtcatcacgcacattttgacaattacatacgagagttcacgtaggtgcgaacagccttcgaaatctctttcaacgcgaataaaccgaattGCAGGGTAGTGAATGAAACTCGTacgacgtaaaaaaaacctggaaCAAACACCTGTAAAACCAGTTGGAAGTGAACCTCAAAGGAAACAGGGTCATTGTTGCCTGCTCCGCTGTTAAGTTGTCCGAC encodes:
- the LOC129723927 gene encoding brachyurin-like, whose protein sequence is MFAHFALVLVPLLVAGKPMPPSNLQLSTFWIRYSNAQYQAKAAGGGPGGGGSKIAGGSLASQQQFPYQAAIMVNFPDGSGTLCGGSIISTTFVLTAAHCLRGALDATVVVGTNIVSIPTDDKAVEIDVTFHDMLVHPSYDPVNVFNDIAILRLTKTLVLSDKIQPIRLPSRLEAKQELASVDAVVSGWGALNGDEFAEISESLKLELRFVSNPVISNESCEKVFPNMIRESHVCVSGSNGRNACQGDSGGPLTAHLNGETTLIGIVSFGSTEGCEKGLPAVYTRVSYYLNWIEDHTNVKVT